One window of Aliarcobacter lanthieri genomic DNA carries:
- a CDS encoding DUF262 and DUF1524 domain-containing protein translates to MTAKETKLLKFIANSSQFVIPIYQRTYSWTEPECFQLWQDIVRAGKNEKIGAHFIGSVVYVQDGNYSVTIQSSLLVIDGQQRLTTVVLLLAALSNLLDDEQEIIEDFSKKKLTGRYLIDPLESGDRKYKLILSQTDKDTLIALINKDKINLPKDYSLRVKTNYEFFENKLAENIDDLETICKGIAKLLIVDISLDRQYDNPQLIFESMNSTGKELTQADLIRNYILMDLEHELQSRLYKEYWRPMELDFGQEAYQTYFDAFMRHYLTVKTKEIPKIDSIYEEFKKYHREENISIELLVADIKTFSQYFCKMALGQEKDKALSYAFKDLKELKVDVAYPLLLEFYDDYENNHLSKDDFEKAIRLIESYVFRRAVCAIPTNSLNKTFANFTKSIKKDRYLESIQATFMLLTSYKKFPTDSEFKLSLVEKNLYNMQNKSYWLRRFENFKRKEKVNLNEYTIEHIMPQNKNLSKEWQNTLGENWQDIQAQWIHTIGNLTLTGYNSEYSDKPFEEKRDMEGGFAKSPLKLNEGLGDIELIWNEDAIKNRGKRLSNQAIEVWKFPELETSILETYKAPKTSNSNYTMDDHPNLLKSQNKKLFEELRKEVLSLDSNVTEEFLKLYIAYKAETNFVDIVPQANSLKLYINIALNELEDPKKLGRDVSNIGTWGNGDTEVILNSTDGIPYIIGLVRQALEKQLGNDID, encoded by the coding sequence ATGACAGCAAAGGAAACAAAATTATTAAAGTTTATTGCAAATTCTTCTCAATTTGTAATACCAATTTATCAAAGAACTTACAGTTGGACTGAGCCAGAATGTTTTCAACTTTGGCAAGATATTGTAAGAGCAGGAAAAAATGAAAAAATCGGTGCCCATTTTATTGGTTCAGTAGTTTATGTACAAGACGGAAATTACTCTGTAACCATACAATCTTCTTTACTGGTTATAGATGGTCAACAGAGACTTACGACTGTAGTACTATTACTAGCTGCTCTGTCTAATTTATTAGATGATGAGCAAGAAATTATAGAAGATTTTTCAAAAAAGAAGCTAACAGGTAGATATTTGATTGATCCTTTGGAAAGTGGAGATAGAAAATATAAGCTTATCCTATCTCAAACGGACAAAGACACTTTAATAGCTCTTATTAATAAAGACAAAATAAATTTACCAAAAGATTATTCTCTTAGAGTAAAAACTAATTATGAGTTTTTTGAAAATAAACTGGCTGAAAATATAGATGATCTTGAAACTATTTGTAAAGGTATAGCAAAACTACTAATCGTAGATATTTCACTTGATAGACAATATGATAATCCTCAATTGATCTTTGAAAGTATGAATTCAACAGGTAAAGAGTTAACTCAAGCAGATTTAATCAGAAATTACATCCTAATGGACTTGGAACATGAACTTCAATCAAGACTCTATAAAGAGTATTGGCGACCAATGGAGCTTGATTTTGGACAAGAAGCTTACCAGACATATTTTGATGCTTTTATGAGACATTATCTTACAGTAAAAACAAAAGAAATTCCGAAAATAGATAGTATTTATGAAGAATTTAAAAAATATCATAGAGAAGAAAATATATCTATCGAATTATTAGTAGCTGACATTAAAACTTTTTCTCAATATTTTTGTAAAATGGCTTTAGGGCAAGAAAAGGATAAAGCATTATCTTATGCCTTTAAAGATTTAAAAGAATTAAAAGTTGATGTTGCATATCCATTACTATTAGAGTTTTATGATGATTATGAAAACAACCATTTATCTAAAGATGATTTTGAAAAAGCTATTAGATTAATAGAAAGTTATGTATTTAGAAGAGCTGTTTGTGCAATCCCTACAAATTCACTTAACAAAACATTTGCAAATTTTACAAAATCAATCAAAAAAGATAGATATTTAGAGAGTATCCAAGCTACGTTTATGCTTTTAACATCTTATAAGAAGTTTCCGACAGATTCAGAATTTAAACTCTCTTTAGTAGAAAAGAATTTATATAATATGCAAAATAAAAGCTATTGGCTGAGAAGATTTGAAAATTTTAAAAGAAAAGAAAAAGTCAATCTTAATGAATATACAATAGAACACATAATGCCTCAAAATAAGAATTTATCAAAAGAGTGGCAAAACACTTTAGGAGAAAATTGGCAAGACATTCAAGCTCAATGGATTCATACGATAGGAAACTTAACTCTTACAGGATATAACTCTGAGTATAGTGATAAACCTTTTGAAGAAAAAAGAGATATGGAAGGTGGTTTTGCTAAAAGTCCTTTAAAATTAAATGAAGGATTGGGAGATATAGAACTTATTTGGAATGAAGATGCTATCAAAAATAGAGGTAAAAGATTATCAAATCAAGCAATTGAAGTTTGGAAATTCCCTGAACTTGAAACATCAATTTTAGAGACTTATAAAGCACCTAAAACTTCAAATAGCAATTACACTATGGATGATCATCCAAATCTTTTGAAATCTCAAAATAAAAAGCTTTTTGAAGAATTAAGAAAAGAAGTATTGTCCTTAGACTCAAATGTAACCGAGGAGTTTTTAAAACTTTATATCGCTTATAAAGCTGAGACAAATTTTGTAGATATAGTTCCACAAGCAAATAGTTTAAAACTTTATATAAACATAGCATTAAATGAACTAGAAGATCCAAAGAAACTTGGAAGAGATGTATCAAATATAGGAACTTGGGGTAATGGTGATACTGAGGTAATATTAAACTCAACAGATGGAATTCCATACATAATAGGCTTAGTGAGACAAGCTTTGGAAAAACAATTAGGAAATGATATAGACTAA
- a CDS encoding AAA family ATPase, translating to MKIQKIQIENFRLLKNITINLEKELSIILGKNNGGKTYFLSILDKFLNNSNGFLFNDFNVEFTKSFLPYN from the coding sequence ATGAAAATACAAAAAATTCAAATTGAAAATTTTAGGCTTCTCAAAAATATAACAATTAATTTGGAAAAAGAGCTTTCAATTATTCTAGGTAAAAATAATGGTGGAAAAACTTATTTTTTATCTATACTTGATAAGTTTTTAAATAATTCTAATGGTTTTTTATTTAATGACTTTAATGTGGAATTTACAAAAAGTTTTTTGCCATATAATTAA
- a CDS encoding Mov34/MPN/PAD-1 family protein: MVNSHFIELAHEYTNQSHHISHVTDIQVDEVNKKASFTAIFKLNFPSAITGDETEFGVRKEEKVTFEFCEKFPSKAPFITLRKDFPRDFEHINPNSEVVNPCIYERNLSELLQQPKFFDEILDQMAFWLDKTVTNTLFDISQGWEPMRTDENKGIIEYPTSFAEKNILEGINCIGIKYDKYDNKIYASLMKLHTSNLNKTNHSILIPFFSKGVADRYYPNNICEFRDLVDFCNKVHIYNLGEQLSDAHELLQKVSYVFITLFIKRPAKLIGTNSEFEIVNFVINVKTLKGNKIQHGAAVYTLATIESASKELLAKFSGLNKKHINKDMIITQIGCGSLGSKIIMNLSRTGITNNINLIDNGLFNAHNYARHALSSSIGIFSYKSKLLESSLIAMGLQNVKSIIDDIRDIKEQIKENQILIESTADISVRNFLVDDEIKSEVIYTVLHQLGTLGLVFIEAKNRSVRIDDLMVEFYYLCFCHEELSKLIRTNNIKYEVIGQGCGSLTTIVSDATISMQAASMANIIQKRLEYGSKDFGELYIGQIQNNINISWKNLEVLPPVILNESTYNMQVRVSPRVINMIKEESKKHLPNETGGVLIGHISLVNRTFTIVDFIDAPEDSKRSPCYFELGTIGLKDKIESYEVKTNGLLTYIGTWHTHPNGGGPSGTDKKMKEKLMKDRGNCPSVCLIYSSDNFLTF; this comes from the coding sequence ATGGTTAATTCTCATTTTATTGAATTAGCTCATGAATATACTAATCAATCACATCATATAAGTCATGTAACAGATATACAAGTGGATGAAGTAAATAAAAAAGCTTCATTCACTGCCATTTTTAAATTAAACTTTCCAAGTGCAATAACAGGCGATGAAACAGAATTTGGTGTTAGAAAAGAAGAAAAAGTTACATTTGAATTTTGTGAAAAATTTCCAAGTAAAGCACCTTTTATTACATTAAGAAAAGATTTTCCAAGAGATTTTGAACATATCAATCCAAATAGTGAAGTAGTTAATCCTTGTATATATGAAAGAAATTTAAGTGAACTATTACAGCAACCAAAATTTTTTGATGAGATATTAGATCAAATGGCTTTTTGGTTAGATAAAACAGTTACTAACACACTATTTGATATTTCTCAAGGGTGGGAACCTATGAGAACAGATGAAAATAAAGGTATTATTGAATATCCAACAAGTTTTGCTGAAAAAAATATTTTAGAAGGAATTAATTGTATTGGTATTAAATATGATAAATATGATAATAAGATATATGCATCATTAATGAAATTACATACAAGTAATTTGAATAAAACTAATCATTCTATATTAATCCCTTTTTTTAGTAAAGGTGTTGCAGACAGATATTATCCTAATAATATATGTGAATTTCGTGATTTAGTAGATTTCTGTAATAAAGTTCATATTTATAATTTAGGTGAACAATTAAGTGATGCACATGAACTTTTACAAAAAGTTTCTTATGTGTTTATTACATTATTTATAAAACGTCCTGCAAAATTAATTGGAACTAATTCTGAATTTGAAATTGTAAATTTTGTAATAAACGTAAAAACATTAAAAGGTAATAAAATTCAACATGGAGCGGCTGTTTATACATTAGCAACCATTGAATCTGCTTCAAAAGAATTATTAGCAAAATTTTCTGGCCTTAATAAAAAGCATATAAATAAAGATATGATAATTACTCAAATTGGTTGCGGTAGTTTAGGTTCTAAAATAATAATGAATTTATCAAGAACTGGTATTACTAATAATATTAACTTGATAGATAATGGATTATTTAATGCACATAATTATGCTCGACATGCTTTAAGTAGTTCAATAGGTATTTTTTCATATAAAAGTAAACTTTTAGAATCTTCTTTAATAGCTATGGGATTGCAAAATGTAAAAAGTATAATTGATGATATTAGAGATATAAAAGAACAAATTAAAGAAAATCAAATTTTAATCGAATCTACAGCAGATATTTCTGTTAGAAATTTTTTAGTTGATGATGAGATAAAAAGTGAAGTAATTTATACAGTACTTCATCAACTAGGTACTTTGGGTTTAGTATTTATAGAAGCAAAAAATAGAAGTGTAAGAATTGATGATTTAATGGTTGAATTTTATTATCTATGTTTTTGCCATGAGGAATTATCTAAATTAATTAGAACTAATAATATAAAATATGAAGTTATTGGACAAGGATGTGGTTCATTAACAACAATTGTTTCTGATGCTACTATTTCTATGCAAGCTGCTTCAATGGCAAATATAATTCAAAAAAGATTAGAGTATGGTTCAAAAGATTTTGGAGAGCTTTATATAGGCCAGATTCAAAATAATATAAATATATCTTGGAAAAATTTAGAAGTACTTCCTCCAGTTATATTAAATGAAAGCACATATAATATGCAAGTAAGAGTTTCACCAAGAGTAATTAATATGATTAAAGAAGAATCAAAAAAACATCTACCAAATGAAACTGGAGGAGTTTTAATTGGCCATATATCATTAGTAAATAGAACTTTTACAATTGTAGATTTTATAGATGCACCAGAAGATAGTAAAAGAAGTCCATGTTATTTTGAATTAGGTACAATTGGACTTAAAGATAAAATAGAATCTTATGAAGTTAAAACAAATGGTTTATTAACTTACATAGGTACATGGCATACTCATCCTAATGGAGGTGGACCATCTGGAACTGATAAGAAAATGAAAGAAAAATTAATGAAAGACAGAGGAAATTGTCCATCTGTTTGTTTGATTTATAGTAGTGATAATTTTTTAACTTTTTAA
- a CDS encoding ParM/StbA family protein encodes MEIAIDIGYGHTKIKTNETEFKFPTAVELAKTQMVETDTYNFEGKKFYVGEDATRNALLTRDYEFLYKYAPLLIVESLKMANIDFSEDITIKTGLSLYDLEKAAIFDKDAANRRDEFSKRISKFYVNDQEYKFNIKLFAQGQGVWQDYCLDNGIIEDGYDVVVDIGYRTNDVIVFKNGKTNRAESSADDKGINQITTELQTIINKRFDVVLTEQEVAAILKNKYITISGAKKDLTNLIFEVVEGYIESFFNLLKAKHGNILKIAQRVIISGGGAYIIQEYAQTLPGNVVFSQAPLEYANVRGYYNA; translated from the coding sequence ATGGAAATAGCAATAGATATAGGTTATGGACACACAAAGATAAAAACAAATGAAACAGAGTTTAAATTTCCAACAGCAGTAGAATTAGCAAAAACTCAAATGGTTGAAACCGATACTTATAACTTTGAAGGAAAAAAGTTTTATGTTGGAGAAGATGCTACTAGAAATGCTTTATTAACAAGAGATTATGAATTTTTATATAAATATGCCCCTTTGTTAATCGTAGAATCTCTTAAAATGGCCAATATAGATTTTAGTGAAGATATAACAATTAAAACAGGGTTGAGTTTATATGATTTAGAAAAAGCTGCAATATTTGATAAAGATGCAGCAAATAGAAGAGATGAATTTTCTAAAAGGATTTCAAAGTTTTATGTTAATGATCAAGAATATAAATTTAATATTAAATTATTTGCTCAAGGGCAAGGTGTTTGGCAAGATTATTGTTTAGATAATGGAATAATTGAAGATGGTTATGATGTTGTTGTAGATATAGGTTATAGAACTAATGATGTAATTGTTTTCAAAAATGGAAAAACAAATAGAGCTGAATCAAGTGCAGATGATAAAGGTATTAACCAAATTACAACAGAACTTCAAACTATAATTAATAAGAGATTTGATGTTGTCTTAACAGAACAAGAAGTAGCTGCTATATTAAAAAATAAATATATAACAATATCTGGTGCAAAAAAAGATTTAACAAATTTAATTTTTGAAGTAGTTGAGGGGTATATCGAATCATTTTTCAACCTACTAAAAGCTAAACATGGAAATATACTTAAAATAGCACAAAGGGTAATTATAAGTGGTGGTGGGGCTTATATTATACAAGAGTATGCACAAACTTTACCAGGAAATGTTGTTTTCTCTCAAGCACCTTTAGAATATGCGAATGTTAGAGGATATTATAATGCCTAA
- a CDS encoding helix-turn-helix transcriptional regulator produces MNKLEFTEFLKNINLSKREFAELSNISYNTVNNWNDENRPIPPWVESWLDNYSKAKIYEDLKSKVFKIEGININLSCFNKK; encoded by the coding sequence ATGAATAAACTAGAATTTACTGAATTTTTAAAAAACATAAACTTAAGCAAAAGAGAATTTGCAGAACTATCTAATATCTCATACAATACTGTCAATAATTGGAATGACGAAAATAGACCAATTCCACCTTGGGTAGAAAGTTGGTTAGATAATTATTCAAAAGCCAAAATCTATGAAGATTTAAAAAGTAAAGTTTTTAAAATTGAAGGTATCAATATTAACTTATCCTGTTTTAACAAGAAATAG
- a CDS encoding helix-turn-helix domain-containing protein — protein sequence MENNNEYISGVISKLKTKLQITSDRQLAGKLELSPSSLSATLKRGLLPYEKIINFCKKTNISLDEIFLNTEENNSNTKINISENKIECSKDFSSIKLLDNENYSISIPTSNLSKEEYRAYINDKKIYIIDTKSKEISHNTYCLIKSNNIYFPVVISIDLDGTYSLRDDEDNTTKLTSDEFKKFEIIGKISFRLIRETFI from the coding sequence TTGGAAAACAATAATGAATATATAAGTGGAGTTATAAGTAAGTTAAAAACAAAACTTCAAATAACGAGTGATAGACAACTTGCAGGTAAGTTAGAGTTATCTCCTTCTTCATTATCAGCAACACTAAAAAGGGGTTTGCTTCCGTATGAGAAGATTATTAATTTTTGTAAAAAAACGAATATTAGTTTAGATGAAATTTTTTTAAATACAGAAGAAAACAATAGCAACACTAAAATTAATATTTCAGAAAATAAAATTGAATGTAGCAAAGATTTTTCATCAATCAAATTATTAGACAATGAAAATTATTCAATTTCTATTCCTACTAGCAACTTATCTAAAGAAGAGTACAGAGCTTATATTAATGATAAAAAAATATATATAATTGATACAAAAAGTAAAGAAATTTCACACAATACTTATTGTTTAATCAAATCAAATAATATATATTTTCCTGTAGTTATATCTATTGATTTAGATGGAACTTATTCATTAAGAGATGATGAAGATAATACTACAAAATTAACATCTGATGAATTTAAAAAATTTGAAATTATTGGTAAAATTAGTTTTAGATTAATAAGAGAAACTTTTATTTAG
- a CDS encoding 3'-5' exonuclease, protein MILSEEQINIINIAKKLNENEILKINAFAGTGKTTTLNEISKNIYDKTFLYLAFNNDIVKDAKKKFKGNVVPTTVNSLAYKNVIIPNGYNLAKQSFSAFYVGEILSIDFSDAYDVLRIYSMFCNSDYKTIDEIKSKYIPKRLDSFEYAQILYDKIKNKELECDHSFYLKEYELSNLAKKFNYDYILLDEAQDTNPVTLSIFNQLSGRKILVGDTHQTIYQFRDSVNAMETICSDYTCYLSTTYRCNQKIVDYANIVLKKFKKENVELVSGILNQDLTTINETAYITRTNSEIIKLIQKLDNFDCKKNLEDIFGLSLDIYKTFISDKKDDFKSKKYEFLNKFNYLKDLKEYAKKVDDVELTGAVRNAEMFKGYLFVLFNKAKTKQDTNSKNKLITAHKSKGLEYDEVKICEDFKNPENCDTSSDFICESNLLYVAITRAKKNIEFLGEGILDAIY, encoded by the coding sequence GTGATTTTATCAGAAGAGCAAATAAATATTATAAATATAGCTAAAAAATTAAATGAAAATGAAATACTTAAAATTAATGCCTTTGCTGGAACAGGTAAAACTACTACATTAAATGAAATTTCAAAAAATATTTATGACAAAACTTTTTTGTATTTAGCGTTTAATAATGATATTGTAAAAGATGCAAAAAAGAAATTTAAGGGTAATGTTGTTCCTACAACTGTAAATTCTTTAGCTTATAAAAATGTAATTATTCCTAATGGCTATAACCTTGCAAAGCAATCATTTTCTGCATTTTATGTTGGTGAGATTCTTTCAATAGATTTTAGTGATGCATATGATGTATTAAGAATATATTCAATGTTTTGTAATTCAGATTATAAGACTATAGATGAAATAAAAAGTAAATATATTCCTAAACGATTAGATAGTTTTGAATATGCTCAAATTTTATATGACAAAATTAAGAATAAAGAACTTGAGTGTGATCACTCTTTTTATTTAAAAGAGTATGAATTAAGTAACCTAGCAAAAAAATTTAATTATGACTATATATTGTTAGATGAGGCACAAGATACAAATCCTGTAACTTTGAGTATTTTTAATCAATTATCAGGTAGAAAAATTCTTGTAGGAGATACACATCAAACAATTTATCAGTTTAGAGATAGTGTAAATGCAATGGAAACTATTTGTAGTGATTATACTTGCTATTTATCAACAACTTACAGATGTAATCAAAAGATTGTTGATTATGCGAATATAGTTCTAAAAAAATTTAAAAAAGAAAATGTTGAATTGGTTTCTGGAATTTTAAATCAGGACTTAACAACTATAAATGAAACAGCTTACATTACAAGAACAAATTCAGAAATTATAAAATTAATACAAAAACTTGATAACTTTGATTGTAAAAAGAATCTTGAGGACATTTTTGGATTAAGTTTAGATATTTATAAAACATTCATAAGTGATAAAAAAGATGATTTTAAAAGCAAGAAGTATGAATTTTTAAATAAATTTAATTATTTAAAAGATTTAAAAGAATATGCAAAAAAAGTAGATGATGTTGAATTAACAGGTGCAGTAAGAAATGCTGAAATGTTTAAAGGATATTTGTTTGTTCTATTTAACAAAGCAAAAACAAAACAAGACACAAATTCAAAAAATAAATTAATAACAGCTCATAAATCAAAAGGTTTAGAATATGATGAAGTAAAAATTTGTGAAGATTTCAAGAACCCTGAAAATTGTGATACATCGTCTGATTTTATTTGTGAATCCAACCTTTTATATGTAGCTATAACTAGAGCTAAAAAAAATATAGAATTTTTAGGCGAAGGGATACTAGATGCGATTTATTAA
- a CDS encoding replication initiation protein has protein sequence METKKTIVFEKSRNLEPEIFKQNNLIECSFKELDTWSEIHHDLFNELIAIYQHYEHKEGLFEELNRRIYVRRSTLEKNANIRRKNNKEIFELLKKMRDTSFTIKGIYQSNGYKTTAVISFFNSVYLHEKPGKESYFEIEYTELFAMLCDKSYSLKYGNYSKLNLLNTTSLRSKYAKALYELIELYKYKGQVTLREENLKTLLKYDVKNYRFSYLLREIDKVYETVNSHTKFSYIPHKNTKSITFIIEK, from the coding sequence ATGGAAACTAAAAAAACTATAGTTTTTGAAAAAAGTAGAAATTTAGAACCTGAAATATTTAAACAAAATAATCTCATTGAATGCTCTTTTAAAGAGCTCGATACTTGGAGTGAAATACATCATGATTTATTCAATGAGTTGATAGCTATTTATCAGCATTATGAACATAAGGAAGGGTTATTTGAGGAACTAAATAGAAGAATTTATGTTAGAAGGAGCACCTTAGAAAAAAATGCAAATATAAGAAGAAAAAATAATAAAGAAATATTTGAACTTCTTAAAAAAATGAGAGATACATCATTCACAATTAAAGGTATTTATCAGTCAAATGGTTACAAAACAACAGCAGTTATAAGTTTTTTTAATTCCGTTTACTTACATGAAAAACCAGGAAAAGAATCATATTTTGAGATTGAATACACTGAATTATTTGCAATGTTATGTGATAAATCATATTCTTTAAAATATGGTAATTATTCAAAGCTAAATTTACTCAATACAACTAGTTTGAGAAGTAAATATGCAAAAGCTCTGTACGAGCTAATTGAATTATATAAATACAAAGGACAAGTTACACTTAGGGAAGAAAACCTAAAAACACTTCTTAAATATGATGTTAAAAATTATAGATTTTCATACCTTCTTAGAGAAATTGATAAAGTATATGAAACTGTAAATAGTCACACTAAGTTCTCATATATACCTCATAAGAATACAAAATCTATAACTTTCATAATAGAAAAGTAA
- a CDS encoding thioredoxin fold domain-containing protein, whose protein sequence is MKKTLIGLALLTSTLLHANENVKKDLNSNSGVNYELQLISSVIPNTAISKYELSEIQGFYKVYLDNGNIFYVNPFSKLLVFGEIWTNGGFSITQNDRSKWQSELSQTILKSLNEDYKVEDLTKVAKKVNYGTGSSKYEFILFTDPNCSYCKITEEYFEDNKNVDLHIVFTPFLQNSEEISLKALSSKNLKQTIKDIKNNKIPNVSVTEKAKEELKVMQELVMKLKITGTPKIIVVDKTENKIIESIDGANIELIDKYQKENK, encoded by the coding sequence ATGAAAAAAACTCTTATTGGATTGGCACTATTAACATCAACTCTTTTACATGCAAATGAAAATGTTAAAAAAGATTTAAATTCAAATTCAGGAGTAAATTACGAATTGCAGCTTATAAGTTCTGTAATTCCAAATACAGCTATTTCAAAATATGAATTGAGTGAGATACAAGGCTTTTACAAAGTTTATTTGGATAATGGAAATATTTTTTATGTTAATCCATTTAGTAAATTATTAGTATTTGGAGAAATATGGACTAATGGTGGTTTTTCTATAACTCAAAATGATAGAAGCAAATGGCAAAGCGAACTATCTCAAACAATTTTAAAAAGTTTAAATGAGGATTATAAAGTAGAAGATTTAACAAAAGTAGCAAAAAAAGTTAATTATGGAACAGGAAGTAGTAAATATGAATTTATATTATTTACAGATCCAAACTGCTCTTATTGCAAAATAACAGAGGAATATTTTGAAGATAACAAAAATGTAGATTTACATATCGTTTTTACACCATTTCTTCAAAATTCTGAAGAGATTAGCTTAAAAGCTTTATCTTCAAAAAACTTAAAACAGACAATTAAAGATATTAAAAACAATAAGATACCAAATGTTTCAGTAACTGAAAAAGCTAAAGAAGAGTTAAAAGTTATGCAAGAGTTAGTTATGAAATTAAAAATAACTGGTACTCCTAAGATAATTGTTGTTGATAAAACAGAAAATAAAATTATAGAAAGCATTGATGGTGCAAATATTGAACTAATTGATAAATACCAAAAGGAAAATAAATAA
- the traF gene encoding conjugal transfer protein TraF, which yields MQHYKHKAYLLTLVALICSFNLEANDGSYFGDSKRGWFWGEVKVIEKDEKKEELEEQPKNKNNLVFDGKEYKTIPNETKVPWKILDKLHPDEIVNLETETKNISVMYPTNENILEYKKLQKYIAEKAMGFTDVSYFVSRQDSEISNWVSDSSMNSRLTISSKRTNLWESQKKIISEHKKDMIILVATLPTCPYCKEQMPLLKNFEEEFGVEFKEVDISKNKEFAINYKVERTPDLFLLYRDKSNEPLLTRFGNGLHTIQDLKSGVLAGLYTFKKISKDYLEY from the coding sequence ATGCAACACTACAAACATAAAGCTTATTTATTAACCTTAGTTGCTCTTATTTGTTCTTTTAATTTAGAAGCAAATGATGGGTCATACTTTGGTGATTCAAAAAGAGGGTGGTTTTGGGGAGAAGTAAAAGTCATTGAAAAAGATGAAAAAAAAGAGGAATTAGAAGAACAACCAAAAAATAAAAACAACTTAGTATTTGATGGTAAAGAGTATAAAACTATTCCAAATGAAACTAAAGTTCCTTGGAAAATACTAGATAAGCTTCATCCAGATGAAATTGTTAATCTTGAAACTGAAACAAAAAATATATCTGTTATGTATCCTACTAATGAAAATATACTTGAGTACAAGAAACTTCAAAAATACATAGCAGAAAAAGCTATGGGATTTACTGATGTTAGTTATTTTGTTTCAAGACAAGATTCTGAAATATCAAATTGGGTTAGCGATTCTTCTATGAATAGTAGATTAACAATTAGTTCTAAAAGGACTAATTTGTGGGAATCTCAAAAGAAAATAATATCTGAACACAAAAAAGATATGATTATTTTAGTTGCTACTTTGCCTACTTGTCCTTACTGTAAAGAACAAATGCCTTTGTTAAAAAATTTTGAAGAGGAGTTCGGAGTAGAATTTAAAGAAGTTGATATCTCAAAAAATAAAGAGTTTGCAATTAACTATAAAGTTGAAAGAACACCTGATCTGTTTTTATTATACAGAGATAAAAGCAATGAACCTCTACTTACTAGATTTGGAAATGGATTACACACAATTCAAGATTTAAAATCAGGTGTTCTTGCTGGACTTTATACATTTAAAAAAATTTCAAAAGATTATTTAGAATATTAG